One Deltaproteobacteria bacterium genomic window, GAAGAAGATGGTCCAGGTGCGCGTGCCGTCCCTCGTGGACCACCACGGCAGGAAGCAGTTCCCGGTGAATTCTGAGAGCATCGAGACCATCCCGATCGGGTACTGGCTCGTGGTCCCGATCTACACCGAGAGCAAGTTCTACGGCTTCCTGTCCATCAACACGGGGAAGCTGAACGGGCAGCTGTTCGGCGCCGATTCCTACGTCATCCTCTCCGTGGTGTCCAAGATCGCACAGGCGATGGCGAGGAACCAGTACCTCACCGAGCTCAGGAAAAGCCAGAGGATGCTCCAGCGCCTGGCCGGTCGAATCATTTCCCTCCAGGAAGAGGAGCGGAAGAAGATATCGGCCGAGATCCACGACACCATCATCCAGCGGCTTACGGGCATCTGGTTCAAGCTGCTGTACCTGGAAGAAACGACGCCCGCCGTCAAGGACACCGACTACGATTCGTTCGTCGCGCTGAAGTCCTACGTCAACGACTCCATCAAGGAGGGCCGGCGCATCGTATACGGATTGAGGCCGTTGATGCTGGACGAACTCGGGGTAAAGAAGACGATCGAGGAATTCGTGAATAATTTCCGCAAGGAAAATTCGATGGAGATCGAGCTCGACATCCGGGGGGATTTCTCCAGGATGTCCTCGGACAAGCAGACGAGCGTATTCCGGATACTCCAGGAAGCGATGGAAAACATAAAGAAACATTCCGATTCGAACCGGGCGAGGGTCCTCCTGGAGTGCGGCGACGCGGAACTGTCCTTCCTCGTGGAGGATTTCGGCACCGGGAAAGCGAAGCGGGTCCCGAGGAAGAAGGAGATCGGGAAGAGCCATTTCGGGCTCGTCATCATGGACGAACGCGCGAAAGCGGTTGGAGGCAGGATGCGATACGGATTCAAGAACCGGGGCGGATTCATCGTCCAGGGGAAGATTCCCATGGACGGTACCGGGAGATACCGTTGATCAAGGTCTACCTGGTCGATGACCACGACGTGATCCGGGCGGGCCTGAAGCAGATCCTCGAGCTGGACAAGGAGATCCGCGTGGTGGGGGAGGCGTCCCGGGCGCTCGATGCGATCCACCTGCTCGGATCCGGGGCGGCGGACATCGTCTTCATGGACATCCGGATGCCGGGGATGAACGGGATCGAGGCGACCCGCATCCTGAACGAGAAGGTGCCGAACATCAAGGTGATCCTGCTGACGAATTTCAACGAGGAAGAGTACATCGTCGAGGGGCTCCGGGCCGGCGCCGCCGGGTTCCTGCTGAAGAACATCGGGAAAGAGGAGCTGCACAAGATCGTCCACGCGGTGTACGAGGGGAAGTCGTTCCTGGACCCGGCGGTCACGATGACCATCATCCGGGAGGCGGTGAGAAAACCCCGGCTAGCCGCGAAGGAATCCGCCCCTCCGCCCGAGGAACGGCTGACGACGAGGGAATTCGAGATCCTCGACCTCATCAGCCGGGGCTTGAGCAACAAGGAAATCGGGTCGAAGGTCCACCTGTCCGAGTACACGGTCAAGTTCCACGTGAAGGCCATCTTCCGGAAGCTGGGCGCCCGGTCGCGGTCCGAAGCCGTGTACAAGGCGGTCAGCAGCAGCCTCATCTCCCAGAAGCCGGGGACCTGACGGCTCCCCCCTCCCCCCCTTTCGAGCCTTCGATTCGACCCGTTCGCAGGATTGCCCACGGGGCCCCATCCGCCGGATTGTAAGGTGGGCGGCGTGTCCCATGTGCCCGCCCGCCTTGCAGCGGATCGCACCCATCAACGTCGGATCGGGAGGATTTGCATGTCCAATCTGCCGGACCTTTTTTCCCCCATCAAGCTGCGCCATTGCGAGATCAGGAACCGGATCCTCATCTCGGGCCATGTAAACGGAATGGCCGGAGAAGCCAGCCTGCCCAACGAACGGGAGCTTCGGTACCACGAGGCCCGGGCGAAGGGAGGGTACGGTCTCATCGTGATGGGGGCCGCCGCGGTGAGCCCCCACTCCTGGCTCTTCCCGTCGGTCATCCAGGGTTGGAGGGACGAAATCGTCCCCTGGTATCGGAAGATATCCGATGCCGTGCATGCCCATGGGTCGAAACTCATGGTCCAGGCCTGGCACAACGGGCACCAGGAGACCGGGTTCTACTCGTGGGCGAATGCCCAGTGCCCTTCCCAGATCGTCTCCGCGGGTCAGGGGGAGGCGCCCGCGGCGATGGACGAGGACGACATCCGGCAAGCCGTAAAGGACTACGTCGATTTCGCCCTCCGTTGCAAGGAGGGCGGGCTGGACGGCGTCGAACTGCATTTCGCCCACGGCTACCTGCCCCAGCAGTTCCTCTCTCCCTACTCCAACATTCGAACGGACCGGTACGGCGGCAGCCTGGAGAACCGGATGCGGTTCGGGATGGAACTGATCGATGCCGTCCGCGAAGCCGTGGGGGGAGAATTCGTCGTCGGACTCCGGGTCAGCGGGGACGAGATGATCCCCGCGGGGCTGAAACTCGCCGACATGAAGGTCATCGCCCCCGTCTGGGCGGAGACGGGGAAGATCGACTACCTGAACATTTCGGGAGGCACGTACCGGTCCATCGCTCCGTTCGTCGGACCGATGATGGTCCCGGCGGGATCTTTTGTGTACATGGCCGCCGAGATCCGGCAGGTGGTGGACATCCCCGTGTTCGCCGCCGTCCGGATCAACGATCCCGTGATGGCAGACAACATCATCCGGAACGGCGAGGCCGACATGGTGGTCATGACCCGGGCCTCCATCTGCGACCCGGAGATGCCGAACAAGGCCCGGGCCGGCCGGATCGACGACATCCGGCTCTGCATCGCCTGCAACGAGGGGTGCTGGGAGCGGATCGAGCACCATCAGCCGATCACCTGCATGCAGAACCCGGAGACGGGCAGGGAAGGGGTGTTCCGGCTCGAACCGGCGCCCCGGCCGAAGAACGTCGTGGTCATCGGGGGTGGGCCCGCCGGGATGAAGGCGGCGGCGGCCGCCCGGGCGAGGGGCCACCGGGTGACGCTGTTCGAAAGAAAGTCGGAGTTGGGAGGAGCCATCCTCGTCCCGGCGAGACTGCCGGCGCGGCAGGAATGGAGCCAGTGCGTGCGGTTCCTTGCGCATGAACTGAAGCGACTGGGGGTGACCGTCCGTACCGGCACCGAGGCCACCGCCGCCCTCGTTCTGGCCGAAAATCCGGACGCGGTCATCGTCGCAACCGGATCCGTGCCGTTCGGCGGGACCGCGGCGGGCACGGTGGGTCCGGATGCGGCGATACGGGTGGAGGACGGCGCCCACGTCGTCACGGCGGAGGACGTGATCGAGGGGAGGGCCGAGACCGGGGACAAGGTGGTGATCGCCGACTTCCAGAACTACATGAAAGGGATGATCACCGCGGAGTACCTCGCGGATCGGGGAAAGGACGTCACGCTGGTCATGCCCCTGCCGTTCCGGCTGCTGTCGGCGAACCCGTACGACATCGACAAACCCACGCACGCGATCCAGACGTGGAACATGACGGCGAAGGGGGTCCGGAAGATCAGCGACTTCGAGGTCAAGAAGGCGGCGCCGGGGCGCGTCACCATCCGGAACGTCTTCACGGAAAAGGACGAGATCCTCGAGGCCGACACGCTGGTGACCTGCTACTGGCGCCGTTCCGAGGGGGGACTCTACGACGAGCTGAAGGGCAGGGTGAAGGAGCTGCGCAGGATCGGGGATTGCCTGGCCCCGCGCCGCGTCATCAACGCCATCTACGAGGGGTACAAGGCCGGGATGGAGATATAGGCCCTCGACGGAGGCGGGAGGGCCATGAGCGGGGAGATCTGGACGTACGCGGAGGAGAAGAAGGGGGAGCTGCCGGAATCCTCCCTGGAGCCGATCTGGGCGGCACGGCGGCTGGCCGATCAGAGGGCGGGGGGGCGGGTCACCGTCGTGCTCCTTGGCGGGCGGGCGGAGAAGGTCGTCGCCGTGCCGGGGCGGCACGGCGCCGACCGGGTGTTCTGGGCGGAGGGGGAGCGGATCGGCCGGCATTCGCCCGAATTCCTGACGGGCATCCTCTCCGGGCTGGTCGGCCGGCACGACCCGTCCGTCTTCCTGTTTCCGGCGACGGACGCGGGGAGGGACCTTGCCCCGAGGGTCGCCGCCAGAGTCCGGGCGCCTCTTTTTCCCGAATGCGACAGGCTGGAATGGTCCCCGGACGGGTTTCTCGCCGCCCGGAGGCTCACCCACGGACGGAAGGTCCACGTCACCGCCGTGTGCAGGAACGCCAGGCCGCAGATGGCGATCCTCGCGCCCGGGGCCGGCGGATCGAAAGAAGCGGCCGCAGGACCGGCGACGCCTCCGGAGATCGTGCGGATCGACCTCCGGGTGCTGCCCGGCGGGGGAGCGCGAAGGAGGGTCGGCGTCGTCGGCCACGAGCGGGCGGACCCCGGGACCGTCGACATCACGGACGCGGAAACGATCGTCGCGGGCGGAAAAGGCGCGTGCGGCGAGGACGGTTTCCGATGGATCGAGGAGCTGGCGGAGGCGATCGGGGCCTCCGTGGCGGGAACCCGGGCGGCGGTCGACCTGGGGTGCATCGGGCGGGAACGGCAGATCGGTCAATCCGGCAAGGCG contains:
- a CDS encoding FAD-dependent oxidoreductase translates to MSNLPDLFSPIKLRHCEIRNRILISGHVNGMAGEASLPNERELRYHEARAKGGYGLIVMGAAAVSPHSWLFPSVIQGWRDEIVPWYRKISDAVHAHGSKLMVQAWHNGHQETGFYSWANAQCPSQIVSAGQGEAPAAMDEDDIRQAVKDYVDFALRCKEGGLDGVELHFAHGYLPQQFLSPYSNIRTDRYGGSLENRMRFGMELIDAVREAVGGEFVVGLRVSGDEMIPAGLKLADMKVIAPVWAETGKIDYLNISGGTYRSIAPFVGPMMVPAGSFVYMAAEIRQVVDIPVFAAVRINDPVMADNIIRNGEADMVVMTRASICDPEMPNKARAGRIDDIRLCIACNEGCWERIEHHQPITCMQNPETGREGVFRLEPAPRPKNVVVIGGGPAGMKAAAAARARGHRVTLFERKSELGGAILVPARLPARQEWSQCVRFLAHELKRLGVTVRTGTEATAALVLAENPDAVIVATGSVPFGGTAAGTVGPDAAIRVEDGAHVVTAEDVIEGRAETGDKVVIADFQNYMKGMITAEYLADRGKDVTLVMPLPFRLLSANPYDIDKPTHAIQTWNMTAKGVRKISDFEVKKAAPGRVTIRNVFTEKDEILEADTLVTCYWRRSEGGLYDELKGRVKELRRIGDCLAPRRVINAIYEGYKAGMEI
- a CDS encoding response regulator transcription factor, translated to MIKVYLVDDHDVIRAGLKQILELDKEIRVVGEASRALDAIHLLGSGAADIVFMDIRMPGMNGIEATRILNEKVPNIKVILLTNFNEEEYIVEGLRAGAAGFLLKNIGKEELHKIVHAVYEGKSFLDPAVTMTIIREAVRKPRLAAKESAPPPEERLTTREFEILDLISRGLSNKEIGSKVHLSEYTVKFHVKAIFRKLGARSRSEAVYKAVSSSLISQKPGT
- a CDS encoding electron transfer flavoprotein subunit alpha/FixB family protein, with the translated sequence MSGEIWTYAEEKKGELPESSLEPIWAARRLADQRAGGRVTVVLLGGRAEKVVAVPGRHGADRVFWAEGERIGRHSPEFLTGILSGLVGRHDPSVFLFPATDAGRDLAPRVAARVRAPLFPECDRLEWSPDGFLAARRLTHGRKVHVTAVCRNARPQMAILAPGAGGSKEAAAGPATPPEIVRIDLRVLPGGGARRRVGVVGHERADPGTVDITDAETIVAGGKGACGEDGFRWIEELAEAIGASVAGTRAAVDLGCIGRERQIGQSGKAVSPGLLISCGISGANAHVVGMRDSRTVVAINTDRNAPMLALADLAVVGDLREVLPALIDRIRSGGILF